The nucleotide sequence TGaataataatttttcatttttattgggAGGGTTGGAGGTGAAGCAGAACTTTGTACTCATTGATTATCATTTTTTGGCAGTTATATAGGAAGTTCTAATCCATTTACCTCAGTCCACATGAAGTTTCATGCATTTTACTATATTTACTATTGTAATTGTAATATATATCAGCATAGTGATTATATGTTCTCCTTTTAGAGGGTATTTATTGAGTCAAGTAATTTATTAATCAATGCAGTATATATTTATACAGAtggatttattttgattaatttatttttcatcatttaatttttataGGGTAAATCGTCTACCCCTGTGACTAAAGAAGAGCTTGGAAGGGCTACATGGACTTTTCTTCACACTCTTGCTGCTCAGGTTTTGTGACTTCTGTCATTGCAACTGTCCTGATAGTGATTCTATGGGTTCCCCCATTCTTTTCAATCACCTTATTTTTGCCATTACTTTATCTGAGAAGTAGGTGGACAGATATATTAGCGAGTAGTGACCATTTTCCCATTCTCGATGATGTTATTGCCTCTTAACTACTTTGGATGGGATTGAGATGTTCTTTCAACAAATTTAACTTTGTATTTGTGATACATTTTCATGTGGTTAATCACTATTGAATGTTTGTTGTGTAGCCATTGATCATTTAACCCCACATTAGAAAAATTGTATACGGAGCCGTTTCTCGTTATCATGGAGTTCTACCATCCTGTTACCAAGATTTTCAATATCTTCAAATTTTGTTTCCTTCATTTCCACAAGTAAGCTAATGTATTATACTAGTCTATGTTATCAATCTCTGATAGCGGCACTGCGTGACCATCTCTAGAAATGGAACGGAACGGGAGCAGGAAGCAGAACGGCCGATATTTAAGTGACGCGGATACTAATATAGTTAATATTAATAAACACATTATTATCAAAaactaaaatacattaatcaaaattCAGGAAGTATTCATATTTAGAAATAAAAGTCAGAAGTCTTGAGCAAAACATATTTAGAAATGCCAATAAAATAACCTTGTTATCCTTAAAAATTTACGACTGATGCGGCCAGAGCGGCCGCTTTGACGCGACGTCGTTTTGAATCCAATCCCATTATTACGCTTGTTCCAGCCGAGTCACCCATATGTGACGGAACGGCACGGCCTGACGCGGTTTTCTTGATTTTGCTGTTCCGTGCTGAGATAATGGCTGGAACGGCTTTAGTAACAGAGATACTAGTTTTTCTTAGTTGCTGGCTCCTATGAAGCACGAATACCTCTAGAAGTAGGCGTATCTTGGTGTCCGACACTCATCGGTGTTTGACACTTGTATGACACCCGTACGACATGTGCTAGAAAAGTCAGATAAGtgtcttaaaaataatttttttctttgcttccacacCTTGAATCGATGTCCAACACATGTATGACACTTAATACAACACATGTCAGACCAATTCAGACAAATGTTTcaaaaagtttgtttttttatttgcttAAACACACCTTATACATTTTATTTGACAAATCTCATACACATCTTTAAGGGTTAAATGTGTATTAAATCAATGTTATCTACGAAGAATtaaacactttatttttaattacccTTTCGTGTCCCGCTGTCTGGTGTCTGTGTCGGAGGCTGCGCTTCATAGGCTGGCTCTCAACTTCCCAAAATCTTTACATGCTGTTAAGTTTTTCTAcaaatttgatttattattttataacgcacataattttctttttttaattttgtatctGAGGATGTTCTGAAGGGAAAATATAGTTACGATTTATCTTGTTTATGGGGTTATAACGGGTTTGATTTTGAAGTTCTATCACACAACTGAaacaagaaattgaaagatttggcATTTTTAAATACACAGTTCTGAACAACCTAGTTTCTATTTTCAGTATCCAGACAATCCTACAAGACAACAGAAGAAGGATGTAAAAGAACTGGTATTTTCTTTCCTTACTGTTTCCTTGTTATAAATTATAGATTTCATAGTCAGAAATTAGATAACACCAAGTTTTTATTTAGTATCATGTTGACAAgattacaaaatattttttcttgttttacctttcctttaattaaactttttcatttagtcaaatacaaagagctaTAAACAATAATACAAAGAACCGACAATACCAAGGTCCTATTTAGTATTATAATTTATAGGAGAAAACCCTTTCAGTTAAATTAATGCTGTGGTATTGTCTTACGAAACTATGATACTTGTATATGATTTAACATATTGACAAGATTTAATATTATACTTATAACTAGTTTGAgataaattttcaattttttcccTTGTTTTACCTGTCCTTTAATTAAACCTTTGGTTCATTCATTTAGTCAAAACATAAAGAACTGTAAGCGATAATATAAATGGTTCAAAATGCAGATAACATTGAGTCATCTTTTACACGTTTGATTGGCGGTTTCTTACAATGGATGAGTATATGAGATATAATTTACTTTGTTGAAATTTTCCTCCATATGGTAGAGTATATGCATTTTGTTATCCTTTTGGAAAATAAAATACTTGTAACAGACTGTATTTGCACCACAGGTACAGATCTTGTCTCGAATGTACCCGTGCAGTGAATGTGCAAATCACTTTAAAGAAGTTCTTAGGTATATTAATCTTTCGCTGTTTAATTGATTAGgactttttgttttggttttgttCCACTTCTTTTTATCCAAATAAATTTTCATTCTTGTTCCGACTGTCAGACTATcactttttgtcaattttattTTAGTAAGAATGAACAATAAATGAATGATATCCTTGATGCAGTGGTAAGTTTTTCTAAttataaattgaaaataattcTTCCTTTTTTTGTCATGGGTTTGGTATATGTTCCCCATATTTTgtattctttttctattttttaatgtaAAGTTTTTGTGTACCACACATAATTGATAGGATCTAGCATACAGACATATATATAATTTCTTTCTACGTCAATATCTTTGCATGCCATTTCTTTTTCTTAGAAAACAGCAATGATTGAAGTTGCTTTTGTGTGACTAGAATGTCACAGATTTAAGTTGTTAAATAAATCTCTTGCAAATGCAAGATAAGGTTGCCTACAATAGACCCACAGTGGGTCTGACCCTTCCCTGGACATTGTCTTGACATGAGTTTTGTAGCATTGCTTATGATCAGTTGGATCAACTTTGTAAACTAGTGGTGGATATTATTGAATATTCCTGAAATTTGACCAATTTACAGCAGTTACTCGTGGGTGTTAACAAGTGTGATTCTGATTTATCTTTTCGATATCAGTTTACTTCTCAATAACGATTTTAGATTTCTTGTCTGTGCTTCAAAAGAATAAAACTGAGTAGTCAAACAAGGTATATTTGGAACAATACAAGTCATGTAGATGCATGGGAGCATTTCCAATTAGCATCTGCAAATCCATGCCTCCTTATTTACAACTGAATTGACCAACATTACTTTGTTCATCTGAATTCTATTCACAAAAATTAAGGAAACTGCTATGTTTCATCAGTATTGTTTGAGTTACTTTAACTTCAACCTATTTTCTTAGTAGGTTGTGACCTTAATTGTCTTTGCACTCCAGTATAGTAGCTCTTAGGATCTTTGATATAGTAGCATGATTCAGAGACACATGCTGCAGTTTTCTCGTCTTGCACTACATTGTTACACTTACAATAGTACCCTGTCCGGTcctatttaaaagaaaaaacttACTTTTTATATTCATTGAGTATACAATGTACTCTCAATGaatataaaaagtaaattttttcttataaagaaCCAGAAGAAATAACCAAATCTATTTTCACTAGGTGGGGTTTGCTTGTTTAACTGCTATGTTAGTTATCTAAAATTTCTAACATACACGACCTCTTACTTGATTGCTCCTTGATATGTTTGGCAGATCGAATCCTGTACAGTCTGGGTCACATGCTGAATTTTCTCAATGGCTATGTCATGTGCATAATGTTGTCAATAGAAGGTAAGTATAATTACTGTTATCTTTTGACATATATCTCAAACTTTTTTTGTTCTCGGATTTTGTCGGCCACATTTAGTATGATAATAGGCAAGCCCTGTTAAAACTTGTGGTATGATTTTCTCTAATATAGACAAATACCCTTTTCGAAAGGTGAAATCTTTGACAAATGTTCCAATTTTTATTCCATGAAAAGTTTCCTAGTGACAACAGTCTGCTACCGGTTAAGACGTCCTTGTTATGTTTATGCCTAAGAAAAATGCTCCTGACCcttttaaatatttatgaattaaaaatgATAGGTTTGGTTAAACTTTAATTTCCATTTTCTGTTGCACTTTATAGAAGAGTtaaaagataaaatcatgcaTGGGTTTCCATTATCCACCTAACCCACTTTCCAAATGGGTATCCACTCTTCACCTGACAACAAATGTGATTTGGatagaattaattttaaaaaattgatttggtTACAATTGTGTTTAAAGTGAAGTGATTTGCAGTTTGATGAATTTACTCcgaaacacaagtttgataaaaCATTAGTGTTAATTTTTCAATCCATATCAAAAGATAATTTTGATCACTTCTAGGAAAACTGAGATTTGGAGGCATAATCAAATTTTCCGAGAAACTGAACATCTTTGTTTTGATTAAAATCATGCTGGAAGAAGGAAAAATCAATTATAGTACATACAATTCGTGTTAAAACCACACACTTAAATGGGATTATTAGTTTTGATATCCTATTCTAGCCTCTACGACAAAGTGGTCTGGATCAATCTGGACTCTGATCCTTGGAATCTCATTATCGTAAATGATGGCTCTTACATATTGTAAAATGAACTTGTGTTACCCTCACAATCATGCATTAAACACAACCGACTCTTACACGAGGGAGTGCATAAAATATCTTGTATCATACACCAAACACACTTCTAATTTGAAGTGTTTGGTCCTACATATGTTGTTGATTCTTGTACACACTTGAGTAGCTGGCTTACAGATTTAGCTATCAAACTAGTGTAGTATATTGTTTTGAAACTCTGTTCCTATGACACTGAATATTTTTTGACAGCATCGGCAAACCAGTATTTCCCTGTGAACGAGTTGATGCAAGGTGGGGAAAACTCGAGTGTGAGCAGAAAGCTTGCGAGATTATTGGAAGT is from Vicia villosa cultivar HV-30 ecotype Madison, WI unplaced genomic scaffold, Vvil1.0 ctg.000351F_1_1, whole genome shotgun sequence and encodes:
- the LOC131627198 gene encoding FAD-linked sulfhydryl oxidase ERV1-like, with protein sequence MSENPVQALFYNFEKVASFVQHHVSNFIGHHIQSSGTGSVNASIKAPVVKTTSSGQPRGPVVKGKSSTPVTKEELGRATWTFLHTLAAQYPDNPTRQQKKDVKELVQILSRMYPCSECANHFKEVLRSNPVQSGSHAEFSQWLCHVHNVVNRSIGKPVFPCERVDARWGKLECEQKACEIIGSTSIFN